The bacterium DNA window GATAGGGTGCAACAATGCCCAGGCCGTCCAAAAAGAGGCTAGGCCCCAAGGATTCTATGAATCCCAGGAAAATGCCCCCCAACATGGCTCCGGGGATATTTCCTATTCCTCCCAAGACTGCTGCGGTAAAGGCCTTTATGCCGGGTATGAATCCCATGAAAAAGTGCACCTGTTTAAACATGAGAGCATAAAGTACTCCGGCCGCCCCGGCTGCCATTCCCCCTATGACGAAGGTCATGGAGATCATCCTGTCCACGTCTATGCCCATTAAGGCAGCACTCTCCTTGTCTTCAGAGACCGCCCTCAAGGCCTTGCCCGTCCTGGTCTTTTGCACGAACAGATAAAGGGCCCCCATCATGAGTGCTGCAGCCACTATGACCACTACCTGAAATCCCAAGATCCTAACTCCCAGGATATCCCAATGCTTCTCCAAGGCCTTCACAACGGGGTAAGCCTGGAAGCCAGAGCCGTAAAGACCCCGGAAAGTGTACTGGAGAAAGAATGACGCCCCTATGGCAGTGATGAGGGGTACCAGCCTAGGGGCTGTGCGCAAGGGTCTGTAAGCTATCCTTTCCAGAAGATACGCCACCAATGTGGATACGGCCATGGAAACCAAAAGCACCATGAACATGCTCAAAACAGGATGGGATTCCAAGAGGCAGCTTCTGTGGAAAAAAGCCGCCACAAAATATGCTGTGTAGGGCCCGCTCATGAACACTTCGCTGTGGGCGAAGTTGATCATGCGAAGCACCCCGTAAACCATGGTGTAACCCAGGGCTATGAGTGCATATATGCTTCCCTGGGCCAATCCAAATACCATGAAGTCTATCCAGTGCTTGAGAGAATACTTGCCAGCCGAGATGGTGGCCGTGGATCCCACCAGAATAAGGGCCATTATTGCACCACCTATGACCCACATGATCAGATCGGTGGCCGTGAAACGCTCCAACAGTCTTCTAATCATGCTTTCCTCGTGGTAAGAATTTGAACCCGAGGCTGGGCCCCATCCTGATGCATGGGGCCCAGCCCCTGGGGCTTCACTGCTTGACTAATAGGGCTTCCAGAAGGGTTTGTCGGGCATCACCAGTTTCTTGACGTTTTCCTCTGTGGTCTGGTAAACCGCGATTCTGGGATCCGCACAGTCGCCGTATTGATCGCAGTTCAGCGTCCCGGTTATGCCCTTGAAGTTCTTGGTGGCGTAAAGAGCATCCCTGAGGGCCTTTCTGCCGATGTAAAGAGTCCCGTCCGGTGCTTTCTTGGCCACTTTCTCTATGGCTGCAAAGACCATCATGGCAGCGTCATAGGCATGGGCGTGGAAGGGAGCCAGTGGTTTTTCCCCGTATTTCTTCTGGTGTTTTTCCAAGAAGTCCTTGTAACCCTCTGCAAAAGCGGAGAAGTCGGGGCTGGAGTGGAACATGCCCACTGCTGCCTCTCCGGCGGCCTTGTAGAAGTCGGGTGAGAACATGCCGTCTGCACCCATGAGATATACCTTTTCCAAGCCGGCCACTTCTTTTACCTGCCTGGTGATATGGCCTCCAGCTGCTATGAAGATGGGATAGTAAATGAACTCGGGTTGGCCGGTAGCTATTTTTGTCAAGACCGGTCTCATGTCTGTGTCCGTGGGAGCAACGGCTTCCTGGGCTGTGATGGTGCCACCCAGCTTCTTGAAGGTCTCGGCAAAGACTGCCTGAAGCTGCTCGGCATAAACACTGCCATCATGGATGGTGGCTGCTTTCTTGACTCCCAGCTTCTTTACCGCAAATTCCGCTGCAACAGCCCCCTGTACCCTGTCATTGTGGGCTGTTCTTAGGTACCCATCATATTCCGGGCCCCGCTTGGGGTCTGTGAGGTATGGGGCAGTATTGGAAGGCGATACCGTAGGGATGCCAGCCTTCCATAGAATGGGTGCCCCGGGCCTGGCCTCGCTGGAGCAATTGGAGCCGATGGCTGCCACTATGGTGGGATCAGAGGCCAGCTTGGTGGCTGCGGCCTGGCCGCCTTCGGCATTGCATCCGGTATCCTGGCCGGTCAGCTTGATGGGATGTCCCAAGAGCTTGCCCCCTTTGTCCTGGATGGCTATCTCAACTCCCCTCTTGGTGTCTGTGCCCAATGATGCATCAGGACCTGCAACCACAAACCAGTATGCTATGTGGATGGGCTGTCCAGGCTTTATCTTCACAACCCCGATGGGATCATCATACTTGAAATCCTCTTTTTTGGCCTTCTCTTTGGCAGCCAGGGCCAGCCCTGAGGCCAAACTTAAGGTCAAGATAAGAGAAATGCCCACAACCAGAACCTTCCTCATGATGCCCCCCCCTTTCTAGTTAATTGGCTACCCAGCAAAAGACTCCAAGTAATCCCATAACAGCTCCAAGTTCAGGTGTCACCTCCTTTCCCCTGATTTGTCATGTGAAATTCCTATGGCAAAGCCCGCTGATTGCCATTGGGCCTGATACTTTTTCCCCTGCCCAGGGAGAAATTTTTGAATAGCCTCCCATGTACACACAAGCGCTCCATGGCCACTGGAACCTAGGCCAAAAAAAGAGCCTTATCTGACCGACGGCAGATTCTTATATTCGGAATCCTTTGAAAAGTCAAGGAATATTTGGGAACTGCCGGGAATTGGGGGGGGTGGTGATTTAACCAAAGCAGCTTCCAAGGGCAAAAGCCCCTCAGTTTTGGATTTACCTCAGGATCTCATCCCAAGGCCTCTTCTATGATGAAGGATGCCTCTTGCTGTATCTGTTTTAGATGATCTTTGCCCATGAAACTCTCTGCGTAGAGCTTGTATATGTCCTCTGTGCCCGATGGCCTGGCTGCAAACCAGCCATTGGGGGCTATCACCTTTATCCCCCCTATGGGTGCACTTTTCACAGGGGCCCTGTCCATGACGCACAGCACAGGCTCCCCTGCTAGTTGTGTGACCCGGACCTTTTCAGAGGAGAGCTTCCCAAGCTTTTCTTTTTTCTCTGGATCCACGGGTGTGTCTATTCGCTCGTACAAGGATCTCCCCAGCAGGGATTCTATGTGAGTGTAAATCTGGTAAGGGCTTTGGCCTGTCTTGGCCATCATCTCTGCGGCCAAGAGGCCCAAGATCACTCCATCCTTATCCGTTGTCCACGGGGTGCCGTCCATGCAAAGGAAGGATGCCCCTGCGCTTTCCTCACCCCCGAAGCCCAGGGAGCCTCCCAAAAGCCCCTCCACGAACCACTTGAACCCCACCGCCACCTCCGCCAATCCCCTGCCCAAACTGGAAGCCACCCTGTCCATCATGGAGCTTGTCACCACGGTCTTGCCCACCATGGCCTTGGGGCTCCATCCTGGTCGGTTCTGAAACAGGTACCAGGCTGCTGCAGCAAGGTACCTGTTGGGATTCAGGAGTCCTCCCTGGGGATCCACAATTCCGTGCCTGTCACCGTCGGGGTCATTTCCAATGGCTATGTTGAAACTGTCCTTGAGCCTGATCAAACCTGCCATGGCATAGGGGGAGGAACAGTCCATGCGGATCTTTCCGTCATGATCCAGGTGCATGAAGCCAAAGGCTGGATCCAGATTCTTGTTGACGACCTGAATTTCCAAACCGTAGGTGTTTGATATCAGTTCCCACACCGGCAGAGTTGCTCC harbors:
- a CDS encoding branched-chain amino acid ABC transporter permease — protein: MIRRLLERFTATDLIMWVIGGAIMALILVGSTATISAGKYSLKHWIDFMVFGLAQGSIYALIALGYTMVYGVLRMINFAHSEVFMSGPYTAYFVAAFFHRSCLLESHPVLSMFMVLLVSMAVSTLVAYLLERIAYRPLRTAPRLVPLITAIGASFFLQYTFRGLYGSGFQAYPVVKALEKHWDILGVRILGFQVVVIVAAALMMGALYLFVQKTRTGKALRAVSEDKESAALMGIDVDRMISMTFVIGGMAAGAAGVLYALMFKQVHFFMGFIPGIKAFTAAVLGGIGNIPGAMLGGIFLGFIESLGPSLFLDGLGIVAPYQLKDAIAFTMLVLVLIFRPTGILGERLAVKKA
- a CDS encoding branched-chain amino acid ABC transporter substrate-binding protein produces the protein MRKVLVVGISLILTLSLASGLALAAKEKAKKEDFKYDDPIGVVKIKPGQPIHIAYWFVVAGPDASLGTDTKRGVEIAIQDKGGKLLGHPIKLTGQDTGCNAEGGQAAATKLASDPTIVAAIGSNCSSEARPGAPILWKAGIPTVSPSNTAPYLTDPKRGPEYDGYLRTAHNDRVQGAVAAEFAVKKLGVKKAATIHDGSVYAEQLQAVFAETFKKLGGTITAQEAVAPTDTDMRPVLTKIATGQPEFIYYPIFIAAGGHITRQVKEVAGLEKVYLMGADGMFSPDFYKAAGEAAVGMFHSSPDFSAFAEGYKDFLEKHQKKYGEKPLAPFHAHAYDAAMMVFAAIEKVAKKAPDGTLYIGRKALRDALYATKNFKGITGTLNCDQYGDCADPRIAVYQTTEENVKKLVMPDKPFWKPY
- the pgm gene encoding phosphoglucomutase (alpha-D-glucose-1,6-bisphosphate-dependent), translated to MKLSPMAGKPAPPSHLVEVRKLVDAYYSLTPEPEIPGQRVSFGTSGHRGSPFQLSFNEAHILAISQAICQIRKSRSITGPLFLGMDTHALSKPAFQTALEVFAGNDVQVILQKGLEVTPTPVISRAVIAYNQGRKEHLADAVVVTPSHNPPEDGGFKYNPPHGGPAETELTRSIEEIANRILAQGNRSVRRIKWEKALNSSHTAQQDLLGPYVRDLRKVLDMEAIASCGIKIGVDPLGGATLPVWELISNTYGLEIQVVNKNLDPAFGFMHLDHDGKIRMDCSSPYAMAGLIRLKDSFNIAIGNDPDGDRHGIVDPQGGLLNPNRYLAAAAWYLFQNRPGWSPKAMVGKTVVTSSMMDRVASSLGRGLAEVAVGFKWFVEGLLGGSLGFGGEESAGASFLCMDGTPWTTDKDGVILGLLAAEMMAKTGQSPYQIYTHIESLLGRSLYERIDTPVDPEKKEKLGKLSSEKVRVTQLAGEPVLCVMDRAPVKSAPIGGIKVIAPNGWFAARPSGTEDIYKLYAESFMGKDHLKQIQQEASFIIEEALG